A window from Lactiplantibacillus pentosus encodes these proteins:
- a CDS encoding YfhO family protein has product MKLRRFFDKRTWPLWISFWLPLLIMTGYFIYRHMAPFGSSSLLTVDLGQQYVDLFAYFRHTLLHDPSALFYSFSKTIGGEMVGVWAYYLMSPFNLIYLFFPGQSITTGIFIVTVLKYGFAGLSFAWLLTKTHTQKGWLVPTFSTAYALMGWMVANQLNMIWLDTVAILPLVILGLERLFTTGKVRYFAGWLAVMLIDNYYMGYMVVLFSCLYWLYGATKYWQDFKTMVKHALKFAWGGLLAAALSAWLLLPTFWALIQSKAQYNETKIHWKLEYAPWKMLAKFVTGTFNFDQMPSGQPNFYVAWFAIFAFILFFLRRRFKWTVKLSALLVTGFILLSFCYEPLDLLWHADQFPVWYPYRFSFVFCFWIVWLGAQAMADKITIKLWQALTMLALTVGLFTTVYLNIKKVSYVTQANLLITIALAAPTLIFLTLPKQRRLIYQIVALILVATDMSINVVASLNNISYVSQSEFGKYTTTLDNAVNKIKANGKGFYRIGKTFTRTKDDPMQAAYNGADHFSSTFESIIPNFFGSIGQPDGDGVVAYTNGTMITDSLLDMQYFMDKKVPTSQNDNTNYRSYIPVTSTKKDLTNYQKSNKLSTSKVTTYKNPYALGLGFAASDKITKLKVSKTTGDPIARQELIYQTLANRSTSSLISAENFNEVVFQNVKKVTTLTGAVLNKENLSKTGSIYFKFTPTTNDSYYITLGANLTTSNASFYINGKELKQYPTYRHTIAVNVASNSKGKTVTFGIQMKKTSLWLQNFTLYKLDNSQFKTSAKKLHQSPWNISAHSNRKITGTINIKHNHQVLMTTIPYSKGWHATVDGKSVATKKVINTFVAVPLSKGKHTVTLTYRPPFLVTGSIITGVSAIGTLGWFVIRRRRRNHAN; this is encoded by the coding sequence GTGAAACTTCGGCGTTTTTTTGATAAGCGGACGTGGCCGCTATGGATCAGTTTTTGGTTACCCTTACTGATTATGACCGGTTACTTTATCTACCGGCACATGGCCCCATTTGGATCAAGCAGTTTGTTGACGGTCGACTTGGGTCAGCAATACGTGGACCTATTCGCCTATTTCCGACACACGCTCCTGCACGATCCAAGTGCGCTATTCTATTCGTTCTCCAAAACCATTGGTGGTGAAATGGTCGGGGTTTGGGCTTACTACTTAATGAGTCCCTTTAATTTAATCTATTTATTCTTCCCTGGTCAATCAATCACCACCGGTATTTTTATCGTAACGGTCTTAAAGTATGGTTTTGCCGGACTCTCCTTTGCCTGGCTATTGACGAAGACCCACACGCAAAAGGGCTGGTTGGTGCCAACATTTAGTACCGCCTACGCCTTAATGGGCTGGATGGTTGCCAACCAATTAAACATGATCTGGTTGGATACCGTTGCAATTCTACCACTGGTTATTTTAGGGTTGGAACGCCTATTCACAACGGGCAAGGTCCGCTACTTTGCAGGTTGGCTCGCGGTGATGCTGATTGACAACTACTATATGGGTTACATGGTCGTCTTGTTTAGTTGTTTGTACTGGTTGTATGGTGCAACTAAGTACTGGCAAGACTTCAAAACGATGGTCAAACACGCCCTTAAGTTCGCTTGGGGTGGCTTACTGGCAGCTGCGCTCTCCGCATGGTTGTTACTACCAACCTTCTGGGCGTTGATTCAAAGTAAAGCCCAATATAATGAAACAAAGATTCATTGGAAGCTAGAATATGCGCCCTGGAAGATGCTAGCGAAGTTTGTGACTGGGACCTTTAACTTTGACCAGATGCCTTCGGGTCAACCGAACTTCTACGTTGCCTGGTTTGCAATTTTTGCGTTTATTCTGTTCTTCTTACGCCGCCGATTCAAGTGGACCGTTAAGCTGAGTGCCCTATTAGTCACTGGCTTTATTCTATTGTCATTCTGCTACGAACCATTAGACTTGCTGTGGCACGCAGATCAATTCCCAGTCTGGTATCCGTACCGCTTCTCATTTGTCTTCTGTTTCTGGATTGTCTGGCTCGGTGCTCAAGCAATGGCCGACAAGATTACGATCAAGCTCTGGCAAGCACTCACGATGCTGGCCTTGACCGTTGGGCTGTTTACGACCGTCTATTTAAACATCAAGAAAGTGTCGTACGTCACTCAAGCCAACCTCTTGATTACGATTGCCTTAGCTGCGCCTACGTTGATCTTCTTGACGCTGCCTAAACAGCGGCGTCTGATTTACCAAATTGTCGCGCTCATCCTGGTTGCGACGGACATGTCGATCAACGTTGTGGCGTCATTGAATAATATTTCGTACGTCTCACAATCAGAATTTGGCAAGTATACGACGACTTTAGATAACGCCGTTAATAAAATCAAAGCAAACGGCAAGGGCTTTTACCGAATTGGCAAGACCTTTACACGGACCAAGGATGATCCGATGCAAGCAGCTTATAATGGCGCCGACCATTTCAGTTCGACGTTTGAAAGCATCATTCCGAACTTCTTTGGTTCAATCGGTCAGCCAGATGGTGATGGCGTCGTCGCCTACACAAACGGTACCATGATTACCGATTCACTCTTAGACATGCAATACTTCATGGATAAGAAGGTTCCCACGTCGCAAAATGACAATACGAACTATCGAAGCTATATTCCGGTGACGAGCACCAAGAAGGATTTGACGAACTATCAGAAATCCAATAAGCTCAGCACCAGCAAAGTCACGACTTACAAGAATCCGTATGCGTTAGGCTTAGGATTTGCGGCTTCTGATAAGATTACCAAATTGAAAGTCTCCAAGACGACTGGTGATCCGATTGCCCGACAAGAGCTCATTTACCAAACGCTCGCTAACCGTTCGACGAGCAGCCTGATCAGTGCTGAAAACTTTAACGAAGTCGTTTTCCAAAACGTTAAAAAGGTCACGACACTGACTGGTGCCGTTTTGAATAAAGAAAATCTCAGCAAGACCGGTTCCATTTACTTCAAGTTCACCCCAACGACCAATGATTCTTACTACATCACGCTGGGCGCAAACTTAACAACGTCGAATGCTAGTTTCTACATCAACGGTAAGGAACTCAAGCAATATCCGACCTACCGTCATACGATTGCGGTCAATGTCGCTTCAAATAGTAAAGGCAAAACGGTCACCTTTGGGATTCAAATGAAGAAGACCTCCCTCTGGTTACAAAACTTTACGCTTTACAAGTTGGACAACTCGCAATTTAAGACTTCGGCCAAGAAACTGCATCAATCACCGTGGAACATCAGCGCTCACTCTAACCGCAAGATTACTGGGACCATTAATATCAAGCACAACCACCAAGTCTTGATGACGACGATTCCGTATTCTAAAGGCTGGCACGCGACCGTTGATGGCAAGTCCGTTGCCACTAAGAAGGTCATCAACACGTTCGTCGCGGTACCGCTCAGCAAAGGCAAGCACACCGTGACACTCACGTATCGACCACCGTTCCTAGTCACCGGGAGCATCATCACCGGTGTTAGCGCAATTGGCACGCTCGGCTGGTTCGTTATTCGCCGCCGTCGTCGCAACCACGCAAATTAG
- a CDS encoding peptidoglycan D,D-transpeptidase FtsI family protein — MKFFKKITINRDPNKSHIPFRLNFLFFIVFLLFAALIAQLAYLQVDYGQKFRSTVNSANNTTATGKVQRGSIYDSTGRVLVGNKSHQAIQYTKGLSVASTKMYEVANKLGEYLTISTSTMTDRNLADYYLAGAANLKAVSKKVKTSTDDDVLYAREVAYTEKHIVQNMTDAQKNAAAIYYKMNSAYSLSTVNIKSTGVTSTELAEIGEHQSEMPGIKVGTSWTRSYPNGTDLSSVLGTVTTEKQGLPSDNIKTLLAEGYSRDDSVGQSQLEKQYENVLSGTKSQTEVKTQDGVIQKEIKKYGGKKGDNIQLTVNSKFQKKVQQIIMSEAKTVGSANAYSPGAYAVVMNPSTGAIYALAGASRNLSTGKVTENALGTINQSFVMGSVVKGATVMGALQDGVITPTNSTLTDTPIKLAGTASKSSWFNKTGSTSISLNASTAMEVSSNSYMMQLAMKEGNFNYSSGKALTMSNSVFAKLRGYFNEFGLGVKTGIDLPGEATGYEGSSAQKDIGKALDLSYGNYDSYTTIQLAQYIATMANGGRRIAPHIVSAITGTKANGSQGAVKTNVKPRVLNTIDVPSSYFDVVHTGYWDVVHGTSTYKTGSALENLSPAVAAKSGTAETYYGTTSTETLSLVTYAPYKNPKVVIAIAFPGITATDGAYNTTTATQIYKAFWKYYNK; from the coding sequence TTGAAATTTTTTAAGAAAATTACCATAAATCGTGATCCCAACAAGTCGCATATTCCATTTCGGCTGAACTTCTTGTTCTTCATTGTCTTCTTGTTGTTTGCCGCGTTGATTGCACAGTTAGCTTACTTACAAGTGGACTACGGTCAGAAATTCCGTAGTACTGTGAACTCAGCCAATAACACGACTGCGACGGGCAAAGTTCAACGGGGATCGATTTATGATTCGACCGGACGGGTCTTAGTGGGTAACAAGTCCCACCAAGCGATTCAATATACGAAGGGGCTGTCAGTTGCGTCAACCAAAATGTACGAGGTTGCCAATAAGTTAGGTGAATACCTAACCATTTCAACTTCGACCATGACGGATCGTAACTTGGCTGACTATTACTTAGCGGGGGCTGCCAACTTAAAGGCAGTGTCTAAGAAGGTCAAAACATCTACCGATGATGATGTCTTGTATGCCCGAGAAGTGGCCTACACGGAGAAGCATATCGTTCAAAATATGACGGATGCACAAAAGAATGCGGCGGCCATCTATTATAAGATGAATTCCGCCTATTCATTGTCGACGGTCAATATCAAGTCGACTGGCGTTACGAGTACCGAGCTCGCTGAGATTGGTGAACATCAATCAGAGATGCCTGGTATCAAGGTCGGAACCAGTTGGACTCGGAGTTATCCGAACGGAACCGACTTGAGTAGTGTGCTGGGAACAGTCACGACTGAAAAGCAAGGGTTGCCTAGTGACAACATCAAGACCTTGCTTGCTGAGGGTTATTCACGGGATGATTCCGTGGGTCAAAGTCAGTTGGAAAAGCAGTATGAAAATGTGCTGAGTGGGACCAAGTCACAGACCGAGGTCAAAACTCAGGATGGGGTCATCCAAAAAGAAATCAAGAAGTATGGTGGTAAAAAAGGTGACAACATTCAGCTGACGGTTAACTCGAAGTTCCAAAAGAAGGTCCAACAGATTATTATGTCGGAAGCCAAAACGGTGGGTTCAGCTAATGCCTATTCACCAGGGGCATACGCCGTCGTGATGAATCCGTCGACCGGGGCGATCTATGCCTTGGCGGGTGCCAGCCGGAACTTATCGACTGGGAAGGTTACTGAAAATGCCTTAGGAACCATCAACCAATCCTTTGTTATGGGGTCGGTTGTCAAGGGGGCCACTGTCATGGGGGCCTTGCAAGATGGCGTAATTACGCCAACTAACAGTACCTTGACTGATACGCCAATCAAGTTAGCTGGGACTGCTTCTAAGAGTTCTTGGTTCAACAAGACTGGGAGCACAAGTATTTCGTTGAATGCTTCGACCGCGATGGAAGTTTCTTCTAACTCCTACATGATGCAATTAGCCATGAAGGAAGGGAACTTCAATTATTCTTCTGGTAAGGCCTTGACGATGTCCAATTCAGTCTTTGCCAAGCTTCGTGGCTACTTCAACGAGTTCGGTCTCGGTGTCAAGACTGGGATTGATTTGCCTGGTGAAGCCACTGGTTATGAAGGTTCCTCTGCACAAAAGGATATTGGTAAAGCGTTAGACTTGTCCTACGGGAACTATGACTCTTACACGACGATCCAATTAGCACAATACATCGCCACGATGGCTAATGGTGGTCGGCGAATTGCGCCCCATATCGTGTCTGCGATTACGGGAACCAAGGCCAATGGGTCACAAGGGGCCGTAAAGACCAACGTGAAGCCACGGGTCTTAAATACGATCGACGTGCCATCGTCATACTTTGATGTGGTGCATACCGGTTATTGGGACGTGGTTCATGGGACTAGTACTTACAAGACGGGGAGCGCACTTGAGAACTTATCACCTGCCGTTGCCGCCAAGTCTGGGACTGCCGAAACTTATTATGGGACGACGTCGACTGAAACACTGAGTTTAGTAACGTATGCACCATATAAGAATCCGAAGGTCGTCATCGCGATTGCCTTTCCTGGAATCACTGCAACTGATGGGGCATATAACACCACGACTGCCACCCAAATTTATAAAGCATTCTGGAAGTATTACAACAAATAA
- the rpmG gene encoding 50S ribosomal protein L33, translated as MRVHITLECTECHERNYLSSKNRRNNPDRVEFKKYCPREHKVTLHRETK; from the coding sequence ATGCGGGTACACATTACACTTGAATGTACAGAATGCCATGAACGCAACTACTTATCTTCAAAGAACCGCCGGAACAATCCGGACCGGGTTGAATTTAAGAAGTATTGTCCACGGGAACACAAAGTGACATTACATCGTGAAACAAAATAA
- a CDS encoding 5-formyltetrahydrofolate cyclo-ligase, with the protein MEKRAFRKQQLQRLSQLSDSARQQQNLALQRQLFAHSAWQAAQVVAITLSGDIEVATQPLIERAWAEGKTVVIPKTLPHRQMAFYPYTSTTKLARTSFGLLEPVDGQPIAKSAIDLILVPGLGYSRDRHARIGFGGGYYDRYLADYAGTKLTLAYNEMAFEHAEWPVDDYDILLDELLVAGDGQNDKN; encoded by the coding sequence GTGGAGAAGCGCGCATTTCGCAAACAGCAGTTACAACGATTGAGCCAGCTTTCAGATTCAGCTCGTCAGCAGCAGAACCTGGCCTTACAACGACAATTGTTTGCTCATTCAGCCTGGCAAGCGGCACAGGTCGTCGCCATCACGCTTAGTGGCGACATCGAAGTCGCGACGCAGCCGTTAATCGAGCGTGCCTGGGCGGAGGGAAAGACGGTCGTGATCCCTAAGACGTTACCCCATCGGCAGATGGCCTTTTACCCATACACGTCGACGACTAAGCTTGCACGCACGAGTTTTGGCTTATTAGAGCCAGTCGATGGTCAGCCAATCGCTAAATCAGCGATTGATTTGATCCTAGTACCCGGTTTGGGCTACAGTCGTGATCGACATGCTCGCATCGGCTTTGGCGGTGGCTATTATGACCGCTACCTGGCGGACTATGCTGGTACCAAGTTGACGTTGGCATATAACGAAATGGCCTTCGAACACGCCGAGTGGCCAGTGGATGACTATGATATTTTACTAGACGAGCTCTTGGTAGCAGGGGATGGACAAAATGACAAGAATTAG
- a CDS encoding rhomboid family intramembrane serine protease, producing MTRIRRWWQMEPAITQIILGITVAVFLIEWMMGDGATLVFNAIGAKNNQAIAAGQWWRFITPMFLHMGLTHIALNGVVIYFMGMQIEAMYGHWRMLALYMLGGISGNIMSFALSTNQSVGASTACFALFGAFLTIGESFWENPVIRQLTNQFLLLTILNLVFDMFSNGIDIWGHVGGLAGGFLLGYVLGVPRIGKIAPLKRIVAGVVLVVGWLALLKMGFTNVNLTV from the coding sequence ATGACAAGAATTAGACGATGGTGGCAAATGGAGCCTGCAATCACCCAGATTATTTTAGGGATTACGGTCGCAGTCTTCCTAATCGAATGGATGATGGGTGATGGTGCCACACTAGTCTTTAACGCCATCGGTGCGAAGAATAACCAGGCAATCGCAGCCGGTCAGTGGTGGCGGTTCATCACGCCGATGTTCTTACATATGGGGCTGACACACATCGCGTTAAACGGTGTTGTCATCTACTTTATGGGGATGCAGATTGAAGCGATGTACGGTCACTGGCGGATGCTGGCACTTTATATGCTCGGCGGCATCAGTGGTAACATCATGAGCTTTGCGTTATCGACCAACCAATCTGTCGGGGCTAGTACGGCATGTTTTGCCTTATTTGGCGCTTTCCTGACGATTGGTGAATCTTTCTGGGAGAATCCCGTGATTCGACAGTTGACCAATCAGTTCCTATTGCTGACCATTTTAAACTTGGTCTTTGATATGTTCTCGAATGGCATCGATATTTGGGGCCACGTGGGCGGCCTTGCAGGTGGCTTTTTACTCGGCTACGTCCTCGGAGTGCCACGGATCGGGAAGATTGCGCCGCTCAAACGAATCGTCGCTGGCGTGGTGTTAGTCGTTGGCTGGCTCGCACTACTAAAAATGGGTTTTACAAATGTTAATTTAACTGTATAA
- a CDS encoding YqgQ family protein, producing the protein MKTLYDVQQLLKKFGVYVYVGKRIWDIELMAIEIDHLYQAGVIDPKLYARVKLVLSHEHRIEAERAREDTAQD; encoded by the coding sequence ATGAAAACACTTTACGACGTCCAACAATTACTTAAAAAATTTGGCGTGTACGTGTACGTGGGCAAACGTATTTGGGACATCGAACTAATGGCCATCGAGATTGATCATCTTTATCAGGCCGGTGTGATCGACCCGAAGCTGTATGCCCGCGTCAAACTCGTATTGAGTCATGAGCACCGGATAGAAGCAGAACGCGCCCGTGAAGACACGGCGCAGGACTAA